ACCAAATTTCAATGTAACCTCACCTTTTCGTTTTCTTTTAATTATATAACAAGGAGTGTAAGAAATGTTAAAAAAAGCAAAAGTGTCCATATCGGCAATGTTGCTTGCATCCATATTTTATATGGATACTACTACGATTTTGGCAAAATCCAACGACAATTTGAGTCAAGCTGAAATGAAAAAACTAAAGGAAATCTTTAAATTCTCTGATCAACATATAGAGGATTTGATAGAGGATGGATTTGTTCAAGATTATTTATCTATGGAAAAACCAGTAGTTAGTAAAAAAGAAGAATACTATGAGCTAACAAAAGAGCCAAATGGTAAAGTCGCAGTCGAGCAACTTACAAAAAAAGAGTTTGATATAAAGGTAACTGAAAACCAAGAGACCAACGAAGAGAAAGAAAAAGATGCAGAATCAGGTCTAATTTCGACACTAGGGCACGATATTGAAGATCGTCATGATTATATAACTTTAGAGACATGGTTTATATATGACGAAGTGGACTGGGACGCACAAGCTTCAGCACGTTTCGAATTTGCAGATAATAGTTCTACATATGGCTTTACAGAAGCAGATCTTTATGATGATATCCTTGCCATTGGTGTTAGCGAAAATGCTCGACTAATGCCTGGGACTGAGGATTTTTCTCTGAAATATCGTTTATATGGATTCAACGGTGAATATGATAAGTATGGAGAGCCTATTAATGAGTGGTACTCTGATAGTAAGACCGATAGTAAAGCAGATTTGCGGGACGCAGGTGGTTACGCATTTAACGTGAACTTCCCTAGTTTAAATAATAATAAAAGACAGTATATAAAAAATATTAGAGGCTACATGAAAGTCGATGTAGAACCTGAGGGCTCTTCTTGGTGCGGAGAGAGATATGATGTATTTAGCCATTATCTGCATACACAGTACAAAATACATTGGTCAGGTTCTGTCTCAATTCCTTTAGGTGGAAGTATTGCATTTGAATACGAAGATGATGTACAAAAAATTACAGGACACACTTCAGAGCGGATTCGCGATTAATAATTAGTATTTATTTTATCTGACGTTTAGTGTAACGATTAAAATTAATTGCATAACACTAAAAACACAGAAGACATGTCGAGTGTATCGATAATGTCTTCTGTGTTTTTAGTAAAGATGCGGTAGGGAGGTGAATGTCTTGCAAAAGATGCTCATGGAGCACTTTCATGAAGAGGACAAAGCTAATAATTCGTGACGTAAGGGTAACTTCGGAACTTCATATATTGCCAGTAGCTTTATTCGCTACTCTCCCAATGAATTGAGATTTGCAGCAATCAGCTTGAATTCCCAAGGAATCATGAGCTGGTCTATCTCGTCTCGCCGCTACGGCCTGGTATTGAACAGCAGAGGATGCGCAGGAGTCCACTGTCCGTTGAGGACTTTCATATACAGCAGAAGCTGGGTGAGATAGCATAAACAGAAACCTCCTGTCATCAGAGCAGACTGATAAACAGGAGGTTTTTTCATGGCAACTCAATCTAGCTTCAAGACATTCGATACCCTAACTGAGCCGACATCGCACGTACCGTCGCTAGCGTTTCTTGTAAAATCTCTTCTTGTTTTGGCATTACGCGGTCGGAGGGACCGATGACACTGACGGATGCAGTGACGTGTCCAGTTGAATCAAAAATCGGGGCAGCGATTCCGGTCACACCTGTATTGCGTCGATTCGAGCTGATTTCATAGCCTCGCTTGCGGATTGTCACCAAGTCCTCTTTGATTTCCTCAACCGACGTGTACGAATGAGGTGTGTAACTTTTCAGTGGATGTTCCTGCAAAATCTCATCCTGAAACTCCTCTGGCTGATAGGCAAGCAAAACCCTAGCAGCGGAAGTAGAGTAAAGAGGAAAACGCCGGAAGGATTCTACGGTAAAGCGAATGGGATGAAGCGAATCCTCTTTGGCTACATAAATCGCGTCCTTGGAATCTTGTACACATAAGACCGCCAATTCGTTTGTCCGTGAGACAAGCTGTTCTAAGAACGGCTTGGAAAAATCAACGATATCGTGATTCGTGAGCACCTTAGTGCCCAGCTCCAAAAGCGTGTAGCCAAGCGTATACTGCTTGGTTTTTTCATTTTGGCGGATAAAGCCTTCAGACTCCAGCGTGGACAGGAGCTTGTGAACGGCTCCCTTGGACAGCTGGAGTTTTTTGCTGAGCTCGGTTACCCCGAGTTCCTTTGGCGAATCGAGAAATATTTTTAACAGCCGACAGCCATTTCGAACAGAAGACAATACTTGGTCCATACAAACGTCTCCTTTAACGTACAGTAGCCCCTCTAAAAGAAGAGTCTCGATTGAAGTAATTTTACCATTAGAAAGAATGCTGGCAAGCCTGTAATTGGGGCAATGATGCTTCTAGTACGACTACCTTGAATAGTCAGTATCTTTGTGCTAGTATAACATTATCGTTCCCAAATAGGAAACGCCGTTCTCTATTTGTGAACAATACAGACAATCGGGGGTCGAACTTACATGAAGAAAAAGGCATTATCCGTCTTGTCCATTTTCGCTTTGACTGGTTCCTTGCTGGCTGGATGTGGCTCCTCCACGCCGCAAACATCTGCTCCTTCACCGGCTGCTGGCAACAATAGCGGCACCGAGGCACAAGCTCAGCTGGAAGACACACTGGTAGTAGCAGGGAACGGCGCGACCGTTGAAAAGATGATGAAGGATGAAGTGTTCAAGAAGTTTAACGAGAAGTATCCGAATGTAAAGCTGACCTATGTTTCTGGTGTTTCTACGGAGATCGTAGCGAAGGTTAAGGCACAGAAAAATGCTCCGCAAATCGACCTGACAATCGTTGAAGGCGGCGAACAAGAGAAGGGACGTCAAGAAGGCTTGTGGGAAACGGTATCCGCAACAGATATCCCGAACATGAAAAACGTACCGCAAGATTTGCGAGTGACGGAGGATAGCGGTGTAGTTGTAAACTTCACACCGATGGGGATTTCCTACAATGCGGACCTGGTAAAAGAAAAAGGCTTGCCTGTACCGAAGTCCTGGAATGACCTGGCCAAGCCTGAAGTGAAAGGCTACATCACGATGACAGACGTAGCGAGCAACTTCGGACGCTCTGCAATGATCATGTTGGCGTACGCAAATGGCGGGTCTGAGAAAGACATCGAACAAGGTTTTAAAAAAATGGAAACGATTGCAGGATACATGCCGACCTTTGCGAAGAGTGCAGCACAGCTTCAGCAAAATCTGCAAAACAAGAGCGCAGCCTACACTACTTGGACAATGGCGCGTAGCT
This genomic stretch from Brevibacillus brevis harbors:
- a CDS encoding IclR family transcriptional regulator → MDQVLSSVRNGCRLLKIFLDSPKELGVTELSKKLQLSKGAVHKLLSTLESEGFIRQNEKTKQYTLGYTLLELGTKVLTNHDIVDFSKPFLEQLVSRTNELAVLCVQDSKDAIYVAKEDSLHPIRFTVESFRRFPLYSTSAARVLLAYQPEEFQDEILQEHPLKSYTPHSYTSVEEIKEDLVTIRKRGYEISSNRRNTGVTGIAAPIFDSTGHVTASVSVIGPSDRVMPKQEEILQETLATVRAMSAQLGYRMS
- a CDS encoding ABC transporter substrate-binding protein; this translates as MKKKALSVLSIFALTGSLLAGCGSSTPQTSAPSPAAGNNSGTEAQAQLEDTLVVAGNGATVEKMMKDEVFKKFNEKYPNVKLTYVSGVSTEIVAKVKAQKNAPQIDLTIVEGGEQEKGRQEGLWETVSATDIPNMKNVPQDLRVTEDSGVVVNFTPMGISYNADLVKEKGLPVPKSWNDLAKPEVKGYITMTDVASNFGRSAMIMLAYANGGSEKDIEQGFKKMETIAGYMPTFAKSAAQLQQNLQNKSAAYTTWTMARSLTQKEAGVPLEFVFPEEGGNIVPNVATLVKGSKSPKAAKAFVDFLLTDEIQTMYATKLYYNPATSVKLPDDVAKTLEFDRTKVVNFDYSVVSKETSAWLDRFNKEIAPKTGK